CAACCTCTTGTTGATCGACACCTTTTCGCGAGAGTGCCGTTCCTATCCCACGACCCTTTCACATGCGCTCCTGTACGGAATGGCTGATTCGGTATTGATCGTCGGTGGTGGCGTGGTAGGCCTGTCGACCGGGTTTGAACTTCTTCGCTCGGGCGTGCCGGTCACGATTTTTGAAAAAGACCGGGCCGGACGTGGGACCTCGTGGCTGGCCGCGGGCATGCTCGCGCCAGATACGGAGATCGGATTCGAGGAGCGAGAGCTGTACAACCTGAACCGGGAGAGCCTTCGCCGTTGGCCGGACTTCGCTGCCGCGGTCGAGGCGTCGAGCGGTCAATCGGTGGACTATCGGGACGACGGCACCCTGATCGTCGCAGACGACCCCGACAGCACGAAGCGCATCCGTCGGCTGTACGAGTTTCAGCAGGAGCAGGGTTTGGACGTCGACTGGCTTACCGGTGACGAGGCACGCGATCGAGAGCCCTTTGTCGGTCCGCGCGTCTCAGCGGCCATCTGGGTGGAGTCGGATCACCAGGTTGATAACCGCCTCCTTCTTGAGGCACTGCGGGATGCGTTCCTAGCGGAGGGAGGCGACCTACGAGAGCATACGCCGGTGGATCGAATCTGTCCGGATGCGGAGAGTCCGGCCGTCGTGACAGAGGAGGGCGAGACGGTAAGCGGGCGCGAGGTCGTTGTTGCAGCGGGCGTCTGGTCCCGGCAGCTGGACGGGCTCGAGCCGGGCGGTCCTCCACCCGTGCGCCCCGTGAAGGGGCAAATGGTCCAGCTTCAAATGAAACTCCCCTTCGCGTTAGAGCACGTGATCCGCGGGCCCGATGCGTACCTGGCTCCGAAGTCCAGCGGTCGGTTGGTCATTGGCGCGACGAGCGAGGAAATGGGCTTCGACACAGACGTGACGGCCGGTGGGTTATATGACCTGCTCGAAGGCGCCTGGGAGGTCGTGCCGGGCGTCTACGATCTGTCGGTCGACGAAACGTGGGCCGGGTTGCGACCTGCGAGCCGCGATCATGCGCCGATTCTAGGCCGATCCGGAGCGCCCGGTGTAATCCACGCGACCGGGCATTACCGACACGGCATTCTGCTGGCTCCGGTGACGGCTCAGGAAGTCGCTCGACTGATCGAAACAGGAGAAACATCCCGCTGGATCGAGCCGTTTTCCCCCGCCCGATTTTCCGAATCGATCCCGCAAGCCTCAGCATGAGCACCACGGATTCCGACACCGAAACGGTAGAAATCACGGTCAACGGCGCCCCCCGATCCGTGCCGCAGCGATATCCCCTGACGGAGTTGCTCAACGACCTGAACGTTGACGTGGAGACGGCGACCGGTGTGGCTGTCGCAATCAACGAGAGCGTGATTCGCCGGCAGGACTGGGCGGACGTTACGCTCTCCGAAGAAGATACCGTCGAGGTCATTACCGCCCAGCAGGGAGGATGACTGCTCGCAAACAAACGCTCTGCCCGGCTGATGTTGCGATATTCGTTTAGCGTGTGCAGGGCCAACCTTTTTTGATTAGAGACCGGAACGACCCAATGTCTGAGATTGCCGCCACGGATACGGACGCTCAGCCCGAGCGTGATGCTGCCGCCCAGCAGGAAGACCTCCTGCGCATTGGCGACGACGCGTATTCCTCGCGCCTGTTGATCGGATCGAGCTCGTATCCGAACCCGCAGGTGATGATGGACGCTATTGACGCGTCGGGCGCTGAGCTCGTCACCGTGGCGATCCGCCGGGTCAATGTTCAGAGTCCAGCCCCGGAGAGTCACCTCGATTTGATCCGGAAAGGTGGGTACCGTGTGCTTCCGAACACGGCCGGTTGCTACACCGCAAAAGAAGCCGTTCTCGTCGCGCAACTGGCCCGCGAGGCCCTCGACACCGATCTCATCAAGCTTGAAGTGATCGGCGACGACGAGACGCTGATGCCGGACGTGGAGCAGCTACTCAAGGCCGCCAAGCAATTGATCGACGACGGCTTCACGGTGCTCGCGTACTCGAACGACGACCCCATCACCTGCCGCAAGCTGGCGGACATGGGGTGCGCCGCCGTGATGCCACTTGGCTCGCCCATCGGGAGTGGCATGGGAATCGTCAACCCGTACAACCTGCGCATCATCCGGGAGGTCGTGCCCGACACGCCGCTGATTGTCGACGCCGGCATCGGGACGGCGAGCGACGCGGCGATAGCGATGGAACTGGGCTACGATGGCATTCTACTCAATACAGCCATTGCTGAGGCGCAGCATCCCGTCGCGATGGCGCGGGCGATGCGTCTCGCGGTGGCGTCAGGGCGTCTTGCATACCAGGCCGGCCGCGTACCGGAGCGAATTTACGCCAAAGCGTCGTCTTCGATGGAAGGCCGCGTCGGATCGTAACTCGCGCCGTCAGCCCACGTGTCTTCCGTCGCCATCAATCGTCCGGTTTTCAGAATGGACAATCTGCCCCGTCTCATCCTTGTTGCAGACCGATTTACCGAGTCGGATCGGCAGGTTCGGGTTTTTGACGCCGTTCGGGCCGGGGTTCCGTGGATTCACCTCCGCGATCACGAGGCGGATGACGCGACTTTTCGGCGTGCTGCGGTTTCGCTGACCGAGCAGATTGAAGCGGAGGGAGGCGGGACGCGCATATCCGTAAATCAGCGCCTCGACGTTGCGGACGATCTAGGACTCGATTACCATGCAGGATCTCACGGGGCCGGCGTTCAGGAGGCCCGAGATCGTCTGGGAGCATCGGCCATCATCGGATATTCCGCACATGAGGATCAGGAGGTGACCGGTGCTCGGTCAGAGATCGTCGACTATTTGTTCTACAGTCCGATCTTTCCGACGTCGAGCAAGCCCGATCACCCCGGGATGGGTCTCGCCGAGCTATCTCGCGTTTGCGCCGTCTCTACCAGGCCCGTATTTGCTCTCGGTGGCATCACGCCGGAGCGGGTAACGCCGTGTCTTCGTAAAGGGGCACACGGCGTTGCGGTGCTCAGTGGTCTGATGGAGGCGAAAGACGTGCGTGTCGCTGCGGAAGAGTATCTCCAGCGCTTGGCGTCTATCCGGCAATACGAAGAGTAGTGAACGCCGGTCTCGCAGATGAGCAAGCACGTTTGATGCGTGATCCGTCGAGATTGAGAAACCACCGATGTCCAGCCGGATAGGTGGATAACAAAGCGAGACGTTTACCGATCAATATTCCAAATTAATAAGGTCGTATCTCAATGACGAAGCCGGTCGCACTCTCAATTGCAGGAAGTGACTCCGGTGGTGGCGCCGGCATCCAGGCAGACCTCAAGTCGATGGAGGCCAACGGCGTCTTCGCGACATCTGTTATCACCGCCGTGACCGCGCAGAATACCGAAGCGGTGACGATGGCCTATGATCTCCCAACGCGCATTATCAAAGCGCAGATCGACGCCGTAGCGAAAGACTTTGATGTGTCGGCCACTAAGACGGGCATGCTGTCCACGTCCGAGATCATTCGCACCGTAGCCGAGAAGGTGGAGGAGCACGACCTGTTTCCGTTCATCGTAGACCCGGTCATGATATCCAAGAGCGGGTTCAAGCTACTGCAGGACGAAGCGATCGATACGTTGCGCGAGGTCCTCCTTCCGCTAGCGACGATCACGACGCCCAATATTCACGAGGTCGAGTACCTGACGGGCGAAGAGATTCTCTCGGTTGACGACGCGAAGGAGGCGGCGAAGACGATCTTCGAGATGGGGCCGAGCTCGGTCCTGGTCAAGGGCGGGCACATGAATGAGACCGCCGAAGC
This DNA window, taken from Longibacter salinarum, encodes the following:
- the thiO gene encoding glycine oxidase ThiO translates to MADSVLIVGGGVVGLSTGFELLRSGVPVTIFEKDRAGRGTSWLAAGMLAPDTEIGFEERELYNLNRESLRRWPDFAAAVEASSGQSVDYRDDGTLIVADDPDSTKRIRRLYEFQQEQGLDVDWLTGDEARDREPFVGPRVSAAIWVESDHQVDNRLLLEALRDAFLAEGGDLREHTPVDRICPDAESPAVVTEEGETVSGREVVVAAGVWSRQLDGLEPGGPPPVRPVKGQMVQLQMKLPFALEHVIRGPDAYLAPKSSGRLVIGATSEEMGFDTDVTAGGLYDLLEGAWEVVPGVYDLSVDETWAGLRPASRDHAPILGRSGAPGVIHATGHYRHGILLAPVTAQEVARLIETGETSRWIEPFSPARFSESIPQASA
- the thiS gene encoding sulfur carrier protein ThiS produces the protein MSTTDSDTETVEITVNGAPRSVPQRYPLTELLNDLNVDVETATGVAVAINESVIRRQDWADVTLSEEDTVEVITAQQGG
- a CDS encoding thiazole synthase is translated as MSEIAATDTDAQPERDAAAQQEDLLRIGDDAYSSRLLIGSSSYPNPQVMMDAIDASGAELVTVAIRRVNVQSPAPESHLDLIRKGGYRVLPNTAGCYTAKEAVLVAQLAREALDTDLIKLEVIGDDETLMPDVEQLLKAAKQLIDDGFTVLAYSNDDPITCRKLADMGCAAVMPLGSPIGSGMGIVNPYNLRIIREVVPDTPLIVDAGIGTASDAAIAMELGYDGILLNTAIAEAQHPVAMARAMRLAVASGRLAYQAGRVPERIYAKASSSMEGRVGS
- a CDS encoding thiamine phosphate synthase, with translation MDNLPRLILVADRFTESDRQVRVFDAVRAGVPWIHLRDHEADDATFRRAAVSLTEQIEAEGGGTRISVNQRLDVADDLGLDYHAGSHGAGVQEARDRLGASAIIGYSAHEDQEVTGARSEIVDYLFYSPIFPTSSKPDHPGMGLAELSRVCAVSTRPVFALGGITPERVTPCLRKGAHGVAVLSGLMEAKDVRVAAEEYLQRLASIRQYEE
- the thiD gene encoding bifunctional hydroxymethylpyrimidine kinase/phosphomethylpyrimidine kinase, which encodes MTKPVALSIAGSDSGGGAGIQADLKSMEANGVFATSVITAVTAQNTEAVTMAYDLPTRIIKAQIDAVAKDFDVSATKTGMLSTSEIIRTVAEKVEEHDLFPFIVDPVMISKSGFKLLQDEAIDTLREVLLPLATITTPNIHEVEYLTGEEILSVDDAKEAAKTIFEMGPSSVLVKGGHMNETAEAMDILYDGTAFHTFTADRIRTDNTHGTGCTYASAIAANLAQGWDLGNAIERAKRYVTAAIRNSLDLGSGHGPTNHFFHLDPEGASEEKGVIVDA